The proteins below come from a single Lates calcarifer isolate ASB-BC8 linkage group LG11, TLL_Latcal_v3, whole genome shotgun sequence genomic window:
- the ube2m gene encoding NEDD8-conjugating enzyme Ubc12, whose translation MIKLFSLKQQKKDEESAGGNRTGAGGKKASAAQLRIQKDINELNLPKTCEINFPDDDDLLNFRLIISPDEGFYKGGKFVFSFKVGQGYPHDPPKVKCETMVYHPNIDLEGNVCLNILREDWKPVLTINSIIYGLQYLFLEPNPEDPLNKEAAEVLQTNRRLFEQNVHRSLRGGYVGATYFERCLK comes from the exons ATGATTAAGCTCTTTTCcctgaagcagcagaagaaagACGAGGAATCTGCTGGAGGAAACAGAACAGGAGCCGGGGGTAAAAAAGCCAGCGCGGCCCAGCTCCGAATACAGAAAG ACATCAATGAGCTGAACCTGCCAAAGACGTGTGAGATCAACTTCCCTGACGACGATGACCTCCTCAACTTCAGACTCATCATCTCACCAGACGAG ggTTTTTACAAAGGAGGAAAGTTTGTCTTCAGCTTTAAG gTAGGACAGGGTTACCCCCACGACCCCCCCAAGGTGAAGTGTGAGACGATGGTTTATCACCCCAACATCGACCTGGAGGGAAACGTCTGCCTAAATATCTTAAG agaGGACTGGAAGCCTGTGTTGACAATAAACTCCATCATCTACGGTCTACAGTATCTATTTCTA GAGCCTAACCCTGAGGATCCGTTGAACAAGGAGGCAGCGGAAGTTCTCCAGACGAACCGGCGGCTCTTTGAGCAGAACGTCCATCGCTCTCTGAGGGGCGGCTACGTGGGCGCCACCTACTTCGAGAGGTGTCTTAAATAA
- the LOC108891033 gene encoding E3 ubiquitin-protein ligase TRIM39, with product MTMAEAAVPDLFSEQELTCSICLDLFSEPVSTPCGHNFCQACIGGYWASSPVCTCPLCKRQFDERPHLSVNKVFALIADKFKLARYGAAGLPMPVGNGTPGAMTTMAPTSSTNPFLTAAVASGEEVVWCDVCTGVKQPAVSSCLTCTASYCSEHVQPHHTTAFYAKHPLMDPQEALRGRTCSKHRRLLEVYCRTCQNCICAICVLEEHRTHKTVSVQTERLSKQKQVARTEQEIMNRIKEKEIHVTDLKRKLEGVKNYADRERGEVEHLLDEVSASLDRIRTEVVGGIQNQLDTVMSKGEGLVNRLETELGQLTDRRATLEVQAISQDHIGFLQSFEEVTAPLAEEENEVDEDQFSLHFQLGEVKSSLTEVKDKMDDIRMGEVRSRGSAGSFSSGELMAAESMMSLRGSSASLRKSQWSLRDLKKVKPVSGHKKARVYMEDVTLNPVTAYPFLILSEDRKQVKRGEKLQFYRNSSHRFDVWSCVIAKEGYSSGRHYWEVSVGENKDWKLGVVSESAQRKGLFDMSPPNGYYAIWLSGSQLRALTTPPLTKVKSPPKLRQVGVFLDVEEGQVSFYNVKSGSEIYSFNGSSEFTERMFPLLGTGDKEVPLVLMTTLHHLA from the exons atgacAATGGCGGAGGCGGCGGTCCCAGATCTGTTCTCAGAGCAGGAGCTGACCTGCTCCATCTGTCTGGACCTGTTCAGTGAACCTGTCTCGACTCCCTGTGGACACAACTTCTGCCAG GCGTGTATCGGAGGTTACTGGGCGTCCAGTCCGGTCTGCACCTGTCCTCTGTGTAAACGTCAGTTTGATGAACGTCCTCATCTCAGTGTCAACAAAGTTTTCGCTCTCATCGCAGACAAATTCAAACTGGCTCGTTATGGAGCTGCAGGGTTACCGATGCCAGTGGGGAACGGGACGCCGGGCGCCATGACAACGATGGCGCCCACCAGCAGTACCAACCCGTTTCTGACGGCGGCGGTGGCATCAGGTGAGGAGGTGGTATGGTGTGACGTCTGTACAGGTGTTAAACAGCCGGCCGTCAGCTCCTGTCTCACCTGCACCGCCTCGTACTGCTCTGAACACGTGCAGCCTCATCACACCACGGCCTTCTACGCCAAACACCCTCTGATGGACCCTCAGGAGGCCCTCAGGGGCCGCACCTGCTCCAAACACCGCCGCCTGCTGGAG GTGTACTGTCGGACATGTCAGAACTGTATCTGTGCCATCTGCGTCCTGGAAGAACATCGAACACACAAAACTGTGTCCGTCCAGACCGAGAGACTCAGCAAACAG AAACAGGTAGCGAGGACAGAGCAGGAGATCATGAACCGGATCAAAGAGAAGGAGATTCATGTGACCGACCtgaagaggaagctggaggGAGTCAAG aaCTACGCAGACAGAGAGCGAGGCGAGGTGGAACACCTGTTGGACGAGGTGTCCGCCTCCCTGGACCGGATCCGGACTGAGGTGGTGGGCGGGATTCAGAACCAGCTGGACACCGTGATGTCGAAGGGGGAAGGGCTGGTGAACCGTCTGGAGACGGAGCTTGGTCAGCTGACGGACAGGAGGGCCACGCTCGAGGTCCAGGCCATCAGTCAGGATCACATTGGCTTCCTGCAG AGTTTTGAGGAGGTCACGGCTCCTctggctgaggaggagaacGAGGTGGACGAGGACCAGTTCTCCCTCCACTTCCAGCTGGGGGAGGTGAAGAGCTCTCTGACCGAGGTGAAGGACAAGATGGACGACATCAGGATGGGGGAGGTCCGGTCCAGAGGGTCTGCAGGCTCCT TTTCATCAGGTGAACTGATGGCGGCTGAGAGCATGATGAGTCTGAGAGGAAGCAGCGCCAGTCTGAGGAAGAGTCAGTGGTCTCTGAGAG ATCTGAAGAAGGTCAAACCAGTCTCAG GACATAAAAAAGCTCGAGTCTACATGG AGGACGTGACGTTGAACCCGGTGACGGCGTATCCATTCCTGATCCTGTCTGAGGACAGGAAGCAGGTGAAGCGAGGAGAGAAGCTTCAGTTCTACAGAAACAGTTCGCACAGGTTTGACGTCTGGTCCTGCGTCATCGCTAAGGAGGGATACAGCTCAGGACGCCATTACTGGGAG GTGTCTGTCGGGGAGAACAAGGACTGGAAGCTGGGCGTGGTCAGCGAGTCGGCTCAGAGGAAAGGTCTGTTCGACATGAGTCCTCCTAACGGATACTATGCCATCTGGTTGAGCGGCAGCCAGCTGAGGGCACTCACCACTCCGCCCCTTACCAAG GTGAAGAGTCCTCCAAAGCTGCGTCAGGTCGGCGTCTTCCTGGACGTGGAGGAGGGTCAGGTCTCCTTTTACAATGTTAAGTCAGGATCAGAGATCTACAGCTTCAACGGATCCTCCGAGTTCACCGAGAGGATGTTTCCTCTGCTGGGAACTGGAGACAAAGAAGTCCCCCTGGTCCTCATGACCACACTGCACCACCTGGCCTGA
- the utp18 gene encoding U3 small nucleolar RNA-associated protein 18 homolog isoform X1 → MEDANVIKLPETGERRPAKKRARPPKFDPVEEEQKRQKNVKSLAVLGAEDSSVKLLEELVFGAEDELVERLVEEDDEQTETLPEDVRDEESGQSEDENEACLQPEPSRKPAWVDEDDELEEEVDMKHRFRRDLIRGEAESTMSKQKLQQRMREQFQKSMGGAPSWAESGAKKKKKKKKKKKDDEDEDDDEDDDEEEEDDLLRRTGNFVASSERLPSGVLRMKKCLHANSARPSDDRLTTVQFHPSAQVVMTAGLDQSLSLFQVDGKTNPKIQSIHLERFPVHRAQFSLDGQTVIATSLRNKMFYLYDMMQGRVTPVHTVRGLNESRVKEFSVCPEGGALLLTGTSGYLHLLTLKTKEVVRSMKINGDVSGVAFSRDGGKVFVNSEEGEVYVWDMRSSRCVNRFTDDGCVKGTSIAASPNGQYLACGSESGVVNVYSQEACLNSANPKPLKAVMNLLTSATSLTFNPTSEILAVASRAEDEAVRLVHLPSLSVFSNFPVSKRKIVYRAFCLDFSPHSGFFSLANNKGHAPLFRLLHYKDF, encoded by the exons ATGGAGGACGCGAACGTTATCAAGCTGCCGGAGACGGGGGAGAGACGACCGGCCAAGAAGAGAGCCCGACCGCCGAAGTTCGACCCAGTGGAAGAGGAACAAAAACGGCAGAAAAACGTGAAGAGTCTGGCGGTGCTGGGAGCGGAGGACAGCTCGGTGaagctgctggaggagctggtgtTCGGAGCGGAGGACGAGCTGGTGGAGAGACTCGTGGAG GAGGATGACGAGCAGACGGAGACACTGCCGGAGGACGTCAGAGACGAGGAGTCCGGCCAATCAGAGGACGAGAACGAGGCTTGTCTGCAGCCGGAGCCGAGCAGGAAGCCGGCCTGGGTGGACGAGGACGACgagctggaggagga GGTTGACATGAAGCATCGGTTCCGCAGAGACCTGATCCGAGGAGAGGCAGAGTCCACCATGTCCaaacagaagctgcagcagaggatgagggaGCA gttcCAGAAGTCGATGGGCGGAGCTCCGTCCTGGGCCGAGAGTGGcgccaagaagaagaagaagaagaagaagaagaagaaag atgatgaagatgaagacgatgatgaagacgatgatgaagaggaggaggacgaccTCCTGAGGAGGACGGGAAACTTTGTGGCGTCCTCAGAGCGTCTGCCCAGCGGCGTCCTGAGG atGAAGAAGTGTCTCCACGCCAACAGCGCTCGTCCGTCAGACGACAGACTGACGACCGTCCAGTTCCACCCGTCCGCTCAGGTCGTCATGACGGCCGGACTCGACCAGTCACTGTCCCTCTTTCAG gtggATGGGAAGACAAACCCAAAGATCCAGAGCATCCACCTGGAGCGGTTCCCGGTCCACAGAGCTCAGTTCAGTCTGGACGGACAGACGGTGATCGCCACGAGTCTGAGGAACAAGATGTTCTACCTGTACGACATGATGCAGGGCCGAGTCACACCTGTACACACCGTCAGAG GTCTGAATGAGTCCAGAGTGAAAGAGTTCTCAGTTTGTCCTGAAGGAGGCGCTCTGCTGCTCACAGGGACCAGTGGCTACCTGCACCTCCTCACACTGAAG acgaAGGAGGTCGTTCGCAGTATGAAAATTAACGGTGACGTCAGCGGAGTCGCCTTTTCCCGCGACGGAGGCAAAGTCTTCGTCAACTCAG aggagggggaggtgtaTGTGTGGGACATGCGCAGCAGTCGCTGTGTGAACAGGTTCACAGATGACGGCTGTGTGAAGGGGACGTCCATCGCCGCCTCTCCTAACGGACAGTACCTGGCCTGCGG GTCTGAGTCGGGTGTGGTCAATGTCTACTCTCAGGAGGCGTGTCTGAACTCGGCCAATCCGAAGCCTCTGAAGGCCGTGATGAACCTGCTGACCTCGGCGACCTCCCTGACCTTTAACCCCACCTCTGAGATACTGGCCGTCGCCTCCCGGGCCGAGGACGAGGCCGTACGGCTG GTCCACCTGCCGAGCCTCAGCGTCTTCTCCAACTTCCCCGTCTCAAAGAGGAAGATCGTTTATCGAGCCTTCTGCCTCGACTTCTCCCCCCACAGCGGCTTCTTCTCATTGGCCAATAACAAAGGACACGCCCCCCTCTTCAG GCTGCTGCATTACAAAGACTTCTGA
- the utp18 gene encoding U3 small nucleolar RNA-associated protein 18 homolog isoform X2, whose protein sequence is MEDANVIKLPETGERRPAKKRARPPKFDPVEEEQKRQKNVKSLAVLGAEDSSVKLLEELVFGAEDELVERLVEEDDEQTETLPEDVRDEESGQSEDENEACLQPEPSRKPAWVDEDDELEEEVDMKHRFRRDLIRGEAESTMSKQKLQQRMREQFQKSMGGAPSWAESGAKKKKKKKKKKDDEDEDDDEDDDEEEEDDLLRRTGNFVASSERLPSGVLRMKKCLHANSARPSDDRLTTVQFHPSAQVVMTAGLDQSLSLFQVDGKTNPKIQSIHLERFPVHRAQFSLDGQTVIATSLRNKMFYLYDMMQGRVTPVHTVRGLNESRVKEFSVCPEGGALLLTGTSGYLHLLTLKTKEVVRSMKINGDVSGVAFSRDGGKVFVNSEEGEVYVWDMRSSRCVNRFTDDGCVKGTSIAASPNGQYLACGSESGVVNVYSQEACLNSANPKPLKAVMNLLTSATSLTFNPTSEILAVASRAEDEAVRLVHLPSLSVFSNFPVSKRKIVYRAFCLDFSPHSGFFSLANNKGHAPLFRLLHYKDF, encoded by the exons ATGGAGGACGCGAACGTTATCAAGCTGCCGGAGACGGGGGAGAGACGACCGGCCAAGAAGAGAGCCCGACCGCCGAAGTTCGACCCAGTGGAAGAGGAACAAAAACGGCAGAAAAACGTGAAGAGTCTGGCGGTGCTGGGAGCGGAGGACAGCTCGGTGaagctgctggaggagctggtgtTCGGAGCGGAGGACGAGCTGGTGGAGAGACTCGTGGAG GAGGATGACGAGCAGACGGAGACACTGCCGGAGGACGTCAGAGACGAGGAGTCCGGCCAATCAGAGGACGAGAACGAGGCTTGTCTGCAGCCGGAGCCGAGCAGGAAGCCGGCCTGGGTGGACGAGGACGACgagctggaggagga GGTTGACATGAAGCATCGGTTCCGCAGAGACCTGATCCGAGGAGAGGCAGAGTCCACCATGTCCaaacagaagctgcagcagaggatgagggaGCA gttcCAGAAGTCGATGGGCGGAGCTCCGTCCTGGGCCGAGAGTGGcgccaagaagaagaagaagaagaagaagaagaa agatgatgaagatgaagacgatgatgaagacgatgatgaagaggaggaggacgaccTCCTGAGGAGGACGGGAAACTTTGTGGCGTCCTCAGAGCGTCTGCCCAGCGGCGTCCTGAGG atGAAGAAGTGTCTCCACGCCAACAGCGCTCGTCCGTCAGACGACAGACTGACGACCGTCCAGTTCCACCCGTCCGCTCAGGTCGTCATGACGGCCGGACTCGACCAGTCACTGTCCCTCTTTCAG gtggATGGGAAGACAAACCCAAAGATCCAGAGCATCCACCTGGAGCGGTTCCCGGTCCACAGAGCTCAGTTCAGTCTGGACGGACAGACGGTGATCGCCACGAGTCTGAGGAACAAGATGTTCTACCTGTACGACATGATGCAGGGCCGAGTCACACCTGTACACACCGTCAGAG GTCTGAATGAGTCCAGAGTGAAAGAGTTCTCAGTTTGTCCTGAAGGAGGCGCTCTGCTGCTCACAGGGACCAGTGGCTACCTGCACCTCCTCACACTGAAG acgaAGGAGGTCGTTCGCAGTATGAAAATTAACGGTGACGTCAGCGGAGTCGCCTTTTCCCGCGACGGAGGCAAAGTCTTCGTCAACTCAG aggagggggaggtgtaTGTGTGGGACATGCGCAGCAGTCGCTGTGTGAACAGGTTCACAGATGACGGCTGTGTGAAGGGGACGTCCATCGCCGCCTCTCCTAACGGACAGTACCTGGCCTGCGG GTCTGAGTCGGGTGTGGTCAATGTCTACTCTCAGGAGGCGTGTCTGAACTCGGCCAATCCGAAGCCTCTGAAGGCCGTGATGAACCTGCTGACCTCGGCGACCTCCCTGACCTTTAACCCCACCTCTGAGATACTGGCCGTCGCCTCCCGGGCCGAGGACGAGGCCGTACGGCTG GTCCACCTGCCGAGCCTCAGCGTCTTCTCCAACTTCCCCGTCTCAAAGAGGAAGATCGTTTATCGAGCCTTCTGCCTCGACTTCTCCCCCCACAGCGGCTTCTTCTCATTGGCCAATAACAAAGGACACGCCCCCCTCTTCAG GCTGCTGCATTACAAAGACTTCTGA
- the utp18 gene encoding U3 small nucleolar RNA-associated protein 18 homolog isoform X3, giving the protein MEDANVIKLPETGERRPAKKRARPPKFDPVEEEQKRQKNVKSLAVLGAEDSSVKLLEELVFGAEDELVERLVEEDDEQTETLPEDVRDEESGQSEDENEACLQPEPSRKPAWVDEDDELEEEVDMKHRFRRDLIRGEAESTMSKQKLQQRMREQFQKSMGGAPSWAESGAKKKKKKKKKDDEDEDDDEDDDEEEEDDLLRRTGNFVASSERLPSGVLRMKKCLHANSARPSDDRLTTVQFHPSAQVVMTAGLDQSLSLFQVDGKTNPKIQSIHLERFPVHRAQFSLDGQTVIATSLRNKMFYLYDMMQGRVTPVHTVRGLNESRVKEFSVCPEGGALLLTGTSGYLHLLTLKTKEVVRSMKINGDVSGVAFSRDGGKVFVNSEEGEVYVWDMRSSRCVNRFTDDGCVKGTSIAASPNGQYLACGSESGVVNVYSQEACLNSANPKPLKAVMNLLTSATSLTFNPTSEILAVASRAEDEAVRLVHLPSLSVFSNFPVSKRKIVYRAFCLDFSPHSGFFSLANNKGHAPLFRLLHYKDF; this is encoded by the exons ATGGAGGACGCGAACGTTATCAAGCTGCCGGAGACGGGGGAGAGACGACCGGCCAAGAAGAGAGCCCGACCGCCGAAGTTCGACCCAGTGGAAGAGGAACAAAAACGGCAGAAAAACGTGAAGAGTCTGGCGGTGCTGGGAGCGGAGGACAGCTCGGTGaagctgctggaggagctggtgtTCGGAGCGGAGGACGAGCTGGTGGAGAGACTCGTGGAG GAGGATGACGAGCAGACGGAGACACTGCCGGAGGACGTCAGAGACGAGGAGTCCGGCCAATCAGAGGACGAGAACGAGGCTTGTCTGCAGCCGGAGCCGAGCAGGAAGCCGGCCTGGGTGGACGAGGACGACgagctggaggagga GGTTGACATGAAGCATCGGTTCCGCAGAGACCTGATCCGAGGAGAGGCAGAGTCCACCATGTCCaaacagaagctgcagcagaggatgagggaGCA gttcCAGAAGTCGATGGGCGGAGCTCCGTCCTGGGCCGAGAGTGGcgccaagaagaagaagaagaagaagaagaa agatgatgaagatgaagacgatgatgaagacgatgatgaagaggaggaggacgaccTCCTGAGGAGGACGGGAAACTTTGTGGCGTCCTCAGAGCGTCTGCCCAGCGGCGTCCTGAGG atGAAGAAGTGTCTCCACGCCAACAGCGCTCGTCCGTCAGACGACAGACTGACGACCGTCCAGTTCCACCCGTCCGCTCAGGTCGTCATGACGGCCGGACTCGACCAGTCACTGTCCCTCTTTCAG gtggATGGGAAGACAAACCCAAAGATCCAGAGCATCCACCTGGAGCGGTTCCCGGTCCACAGAGCTCAGTTCAGTCTGGACGGACAGACGGTGATCGCCACGAGTCTGAGGAACAAGATGTTCTACCTGTACGACATGATGCAGGGCCGAGTCACACCTGTACACACCGTCAGAG GTCTGAATGAGTCCAGAGTGAAAGAGTTCTCAGTTTGTCCTGAAGGAGGCGCTCTGCTGCTCACAGGGACCAGTGGCTACCTGCACCTCCTCACACTGAAG acgaAGGAGGTCGTTCGCAGTATGAAAATTAACGGTGACGTCAGCGGAGTCGCCTTTTCCCGCGACGGAGGCAAAGTCTTCGTCAACTCAG aggagggggaggtgtaTGTGTGGGACATGCGCAGCAGTCGCTGTGTGAACAGGTTCACAGATGACGGCTGTGTGAAGGGGACGTCCATCGCCGCCTCTCCTAACGGACAGTACCTGGCCTGCGG GTCTGAGTCGGGTGTGGTCAATGTCTACTCTCAGGAGGCGTGTCTGAACTCGGCCAATCCGAAGCCTCTGAAGGCCGTGATGAACCTGCTGACCTCGGCGACCTCCCTGACCTTTAACCCCACCTCTGAGATACTGGCCGTCGCCTCCCGGGCCGAGGACGAGGCCGTACGGCTG GTCCACCTGCCGAGCCTCAGCGTCTTCTCCAACTTCCCCGTCTCAAAGAGGAAGATCGTTTATCGAGCCTTCTGCCTCGACTTCTCCCCCCACAGCGGCTTCTTCTCATTGGCCAATAACAAAGGACACGCCCCCCTCTTCAG GCTGCTGCATTACAAAGACTTCTGA
- the wipf2b gene encoding WAS/WASL-interacting protein family member 2b isoform X1: MPNPPPPPPPPGGPPPPPTFSQANTSPPKLSREEAKGRGALLSDICKGTKLRKVSVVNDRSAPLLDSKTQTPKSQTPPTEHPYIRLYQYLHQQQSQPKQQGAPSEEQKTTAGEKSSALSIEKPKGGGAAAGGGANGSGAGSPSGSAPPIGGLFTGGVPKLRPVGDGSSGRSPSTRAAAPRPPSHRHDDAESPSSQASSPMETSRSQRPSLPNLSSSPCPSSPSSAASSPSTGMKHSSSAPPPPPPLCRRGNAPSPPSSSSYNREKPLPPTPNNTPPLPSKPPPSPGNSRRPPTSGGNPPSSSLAPPPPPYRITNGPSAGGVEVAPELPQRHNSLSNKRTAPSPGGHTPTRGPAPPPPPASPTPSQQGANRPPPPVREPPGKGAAPPVPVQSSSLRAGGREAPPPPPYRTHGSPSLSSDPPARGKPPPPPTRTPAAPPPPPPPLRNGHSSSSSSIPRSFVDDFESKYSFHPLDDFPPPDEYRHFTKIYPSKANRVMRGAPPLPPVGR; encoded by the exons ATGCCCAACCctcccccgcctcctcctccaccagggGGACCCCCGCCTCCCCCCACCTTCAGCCAG gCCAACACCAGCCCTCCGAAGCTGAGCAGGGAGGAGGCCAAAGGTCGCGGCGCTCTGCTGTCCGACATCTGTAAAGGCACCAAGCTGAGGAAGGTGTCGGTGGTGAACGACCGCAGCGCTCCGCTGCTCGACAGTAAGACTCAAACACCAAAGAGCCAAACACCTCCCACAGAGCACCCATACATTCGCTTATACCAATACCTACACCAGCAACAGAGCCAGCCCAAACAGCAGGGGGCGCCGTCTGAGGAGCAGAAGACGACGGCTGGAGAAAAGAGCTCTGCTCTGTCCATAGAGA AGCCTAAAGGAGgcggagcagcagcaggaggaggagccaaTGGGAGCGGAGCAGGAAGTCCGTCAGGTTCTGCTCCACCAATCGGAGGACTGTTCACAGGCGGAGTTCCTAAACTGAGGCCTGTTGGAG ATGGTTCTTCTGGACGTTCTCCCTCCACCCGAGCCGCGGCGCCCCGCCCCCCCAGTCATCGTCATGACGACGCAGAGAGCCCCTCCTCTCAGGCGTCATCACCGATGGAGACGAGTCGCTCCCAGCGTCCCTCACTCCCCAACctgtcctcctccccctgcccctcctccccctcctctgctgcctcctccccctccaccgGAATGAAGCACTCCTCCTCcgcccctcctccccctccccctctctgtcgCCGCGGTAacgccccctcccctccctcctcctcctcttacaaCAGAGAGAAGCCCCTCCCCCCCACCCCTAACAACACCCCGCCCCTCCCCTCCAAACCTCCCCCGTCTCCCGGCAACAGCAGACGCCCCCCCACCTCAGGAGGtaaccccccctcctcctctctggccccgccccctcctcctTACCGCATCACTAACGGTCCGTCGGCGGGTGGCGTGGAGGTGGCGCCCGAGCTGCCGCAGCGTCACAACTCCCTCAGCAACAAGAGGACCGCCCCCTCACCCGGAGGCCACACCCCCACCAGAGGCcccgcccctcctcctcctccggccTCCCCCACTCCCTCCCAACAGGGTGCCAACAGGCCGCCGCCCCCGGTCAGAGAGCCGCCAGGTAAAGGAGCAG ctcctcctgtccCGGTCCAGTCGTCGTCTTTGAGGGCGGGGGGCAGAGAagccccgcctcctcctccctacAGGACACATGGTagcccctccctctcctctgacCCTCCTGCCAGAGGGAAAcctcctcccccacccacccGCACCCCCGCTGCTCCTCCcccgcctccccctcctctccgCAACGGacactcatcctcctcctcctccatccctcgCTCATTCGTCG aTGATTTTGAGTCCAAGTATTCGTTTCATCCTCTGGACGATTTCCCTCCTCCGGACGAGTACAGACACTTCACCAAGATCTACCCCAGCAAGGCCAACAGAG tgatgaGAGGagctcctccacttcctcctgtCGGGAGGTGA
- the wipf2b gene encoding WAS/WASL-interacting protein family member 2b isoform X2: protein MPNPPPPPPPPGGPPPPPTFSQANTSPPKLSREEAKGRGALLSDICKGTKLRKVSVVNDRSAPLLDKPKGGGAAAGGGANGSGAGSPSGSAPPIGGLFTGGVPKLRPVGDGSSGRSPSTRAAAPRPPSHRHDDAESPSSQASSPMETSRSQRPSLPNLSSSPCPSSPSSAASSPSTGMKHSSSAPPPPPPLCRRGNAPSPPSSSSYNREKPLPPTPNNTPPLPSKPPPSPGNSRRPPTSGGNPPSSSLAPPPPPYRITNGPSAGGVEVAPELPQRHNSLSNKRTAPSPGGHTPTRGPAPPPPPASPTPSQQGANRPPPPVREPPGKGAAPPVPVQSSSLRAGGREAPPPPPYRTHGSPSLSSDPPARGKPPPPPTRTPAAPPPPPPPLRNGHSSSSSSIPRSFVDDFESKYSFHPLDDFPPPDEYRHFTKIYPSKANRVMRGAPPLPPVGR, encoded by the exons ATGCCCAACCctcccccgcctcctcctccaccagggGGACCCCCGCCTCCCCCCACCTTCAGCCAG gCCAACACCAGCCCTCCGAAGCTGAGCAGGGAGGAGGCCAAAGGTCGCGGCGCTCTGCTGTCCGACATCTGTAAAGGCACCAAGCTGAGGAAGGTGTCGGTGGTGAACGACCGCAGCGCTCCGCTGCTCGACA AGCCTAAAGGAGgcggagcagcagcaggaggaggagccaaTGGGAGCGGAGCAGGAAGTCCGTCAGGTTCTGCTCCACCAATCGGAGGACTGTTCACAGGCGGAGTTCCTAAACTGAGGCCTGTTGGAG ATGGTTCTTCTGGACGTTCTCCCTCCACCCGAGCCGCGGCGCCCCGCCCCCCCAGTCATCGTCATGACGACGCAGAGAGCCCCTCCTCTCAGGCGTCATCACCGATGGAGACGAGTCGCTCCCAGCGTCCCTCACTCCCCAACctgtcctcctccccctgcccctcctccccctcctctgctgcctcctccccctccaccgGAATGAAGCACTCCTCCTCcgcccctcctccccctccccctctctgtcgCCGCGGTAacgccccctcccctccctcctcctcctcttacaaCAGAGAGAAGCCCCTCCCCCCCACCCCTAACAACACCCCGCCCCTCCCCTCCAAACCTCCCCCGTCTCCCGGCAACAGCAGACGCCCCCCCACCTCAGGAGGtaaccccccctcctcctctctggccccgccccctcctcctTACCGCATCACTAACGGTCCGTCGGCGGGTGGCGTGGAGGTGGCGCCCGAGCTGCCGCAGCGTCACAACTCCCTCAGCAACAAGAGGACCGCCCCCTCACCCGGAGGCCACACCCCCACCAGAGGCcccgcccctcctcctcctccggccTCCCCCACTCCCTCCCAACAGGGTGCCAACAGGCCGCCGCCCCCGGTCAGAGAGCCGCCAGGTAAAGGAGCAG ctcctcctgtccCGGTCCAGTCGTCGTCTTTGAGGGCGGGGGGCAGAGAagccccgcctcctcctccctacAGGACACATGGTagcccctccctctcctctgacCCTCCTGCCAGAGGGAAAcctcctcccccacccacccGCACCCCCGCTGCTCCTCCcccgcctccccctcctctccgCAACGGacactcatcctcctcctcctccatccctcgCTCATTCGTCG aTGATTTTGAGTCCAAGTATTCGTTTCATCCTCTGGACGATTTCCCTCCTCCGGACGAGTACAGACACTTCACCAAGATCTACCCCAGCAAGGCCAACAGAG tgatgaGAGGagctcctccacttcctcctgtCGGGAGGTGA